Proteins encoded within one genomic window of Malaclemys terrapin pileata isolate rMalTer1 chromosome 22, rMalTer1.hap1, whole genome shotgun sequence:
- the LUZP1 gene encoding leucine zipper protein 1, which produces MAEFTGYKETSNRHLRFKLQSFGRRLDELEEATKNLQKAEDELLDLQDKVIQAEGSNSSMLADVEALRKRVLKIEGKDEEIKKAEELCQLMKEKLEEEESLTQELKSEIEQLQKRMAELEKLEEAFGRSKNDCTQLCLSLNEEKNLTKKISTELEILRMKVKELEASEDRLDKTEHSLVSELEKLKSLTLSFASERKHFNEREKQNEKLIQELTQKLEQNNKLNRADQTRNASNLLERSSNSLLDRNDLRIEDDLTSALPSKETRRKGSLDYLKHVENETRNKSENQKNKNQEDNKVKDLNQEIEKLKTQIKHFESLEEELKKMKAKNNDLQDSYLSEQNKNKLLTGQLEEIKIQIKKQKDMENGEVESEEMSFPSRIRHDRPKYRGITAEPAISKHKSRELSPQHRRERTRNREFSSNNDSYTTSSKQVPSPSLITRRTVKASSTSALLDTVITDTKRMEDKSAVATYLSMQKDSGAPQNEVKKSREQPSVLSRYPPAAHEHKSWKASSKPGNESGLKTKVEKPSQIFSDVCQGTSDEKSSKGEMTVSLTEKMKTSQAEMSDLCVEIPFMKSNHAPSNETASSYRYHISSQMLAAESTSSKAEAATVSVLSHRQSPEGKSKRTINSQEREFTDIFHENTKPPTLLKYSNSSRSQEDILQILTSQGKEGMDQSSPSVTGQTNVGIKSDSLRSKAIKPASHEKLSTDEDIGKSTNAATESELETRKKPSSREFSSSRGVLRASLFENDKNTGNEDDTPKSIKTSSDAASVGLKSRRSFSPREALRSKAIIKPVIIEKDMKEVMGGAGSEEYSQKQKSLFKTVTNKMTSSITIFPSEPANTRTNTNEAAKERCTSTSNIRVTPNELSTITNNISTPFDISINKSDTALKLSEADKIGDLALRNRTETLISRSSIMIKPSELIEKNNCEPSLESIRWKSHGSLEADSPETKHITLRSSWRTRRGLQSLEDSQIKVEKNTASTRTKACKSSTDLSETEGANARIHLLEQNSRKSRATINSWNTPELEFRRTQSSLSASELSTRRSYVHDPITASTWNRMTLPEESKDFVPSSRRKQYGSSEQLSQAETSEKRPTSQMELQQRPGTSPHAQLGCKTEDQGISRSSRMISRI; this is translated from the coding sequence atggcagaATTTACAGGTTATAAGGAGACTTCAAATCGCCACCTTCGATTCAAGTTACAGAGCTTTGGCCGTCGTCTTGATGAACTGGAAGAAGCAACAAAAAATCTCCAGAAAGCAGAGGATGAGCTTCTTGACCTTCAGGACAAGGTTATCCAGGCAGAAGGCAGCAATTCTAGCATGCTGGCTGACGTAGAAGCTCTGAGAAAAAGAGTGCTGAAAATTGAAGGCAAggatgaagaaataaaaaaagctgAAGAGCTCTGTCAGTTGATGAAGGAAaaactggaggaggaggaaagtctCACTCAGGAACTTAAATCAGAAATTGAACAGCTTCAGAAGAGAATGGCAGAACTGGAAAAACTGGAGGAAGCTTTCGGCAGGAGCAAGAATGATTGTACTCAGCTGTGTCTGAGccttaatgaagaaaaaaatttgACCAAAAAAATATCTACAGAGTTGGAAATACTTAGGATGAAAGTAAAAGAACTTGAAGCATCTGAAGACAGACTGGATAAAACTGAACATAGTTTAGTAAGTGAGTTAGAAAAGCTGAAATCTTTAACACTGAGCTTTGCTAGTGAAAGAAAACACTTCAATGAAAGAGAAAAGCAGAATGAAAAATTAATCCAGGAGCTAACACAAAAACtagaacaaaacaacaaactaAATAGGGCAGATCAAACTAGAAATGCATCAAACCTGCTAGAAAGATCATCAAATAGTCTTCTGGATAGAAATGACCTGAGAATTGAAGATGACTTGACCTCTGCATTGCCCTCTAAAGAAACCAGAAGAAAGGGAAGCTTGGATTACCTAAAGCATGTAGAAAATGAAACCAGAAATAAATCAGAAAATCAAAAGAATAAAAATCAAGAAGACAACAAAGTGAAAGATCTCAACCAAGAAATTGAGAAACTTAAAactcaaattaaacattttgaatcTTTAGAAGAAgaacttaaaaaaatgaaagccaaaAATAATGACCTGCAAGATAGTTATCTGAGTGAACAGAATAAAAACAAGCTCCTGACTGGTCAATTGGAAGAAATTAAAAttcaaataaagaaacaaaaggatATGGAGAATGGTGAGGTGGAAAGTGAAGAAATGAGCTTCCCCAGCAGAATTAGACATGACAGACCTAAATACAGAGGTATCACAGCTGAGCCGGCAATTTCAAAACACAAGTCACGGGAGCTTTCACCTCAGCATAGACGAGAAAGGACACGGAACAGAGAATTCTCTTCCAATAATGACAGTTATACCACAAGTAGCAAGCAAGTTCCCAGTCCAAGTTTAATTACTAGGAGAACAGTAAAGGCATCTAGTACATCTGCTCTACTAGACACTGTGATTACTGATACAAAAAGAATGGAAGACAAATCAGCAGTTGCTACATATTTATCTATGCAGAAAGATAGTGGTGCTCCACAAAATGAAGTGAAGAAATCGAGAGAGCAGCCATCTGTGCTGAGTCGATACCCACCGGCTGCACATGAGCACAAATCTTGGAAAGCATCTTCCAAACCTGGGAATGAAAGTGGACTGAAGACCAAAGTTGAAAAGCCATCTCAAATATTTAGTGATGTTTGCCAAGGTACCTCTGATGAAAAATCAAGCAAAGGAGAAATGACTGTATCTTTGACTGAAAAGATGAAAACAAGCCAAGCAGAGATGTCTGATCTATGTGTAGAGATACCCTTTATGAAAAGTAACCATGCACCATCCAATGAAACAGCTTCATCATATAGATACCATATCTCTTCTCAGATGTTAGCAGCTGAATCCACCAGCTCTAAAGCAGAAGCAGCAACAGTCTCTGTTTTATCTCACAGACAGTCCCCAGAAGGGAAATCTAAAAGAACAATAAACTCCCAAGAAAGAGAATTTacagacatttttcatgaaaatacaAAGCCTCCAACTTTATTAAAGTATTCAAACAGCTCAAGAAGTCAAGAAGACATCTTACAGATTCTCACAAGTCAAGGTAAGGAAGGAATGGACCAATCTTCACCATCAGTTACAGGTCAGACAAATGTTGGCATAAAATCTGACTCTTTGAGATCCAAAGCCATCAAACCAGCTAGCCATGAAAAACTTAGTACAGATGAGGATATTGGTAAAAGCACCAATGCTGCCACTGAATCAGAACTGGAGACGAGAAAGAAACCCAGTTCCAGAGAATTCTCAAGCTCCAGAGGAGTTCTCAGAGCATCTCTCTTTGAAAATGATAAAAATACTGGAAATGAAGATGACACCCCCAAATCCATAAAGACATCTTCAGATGCCGCCAGCGTAGGATTGAAATCCAGAAGGTCATTCAGCCCTAGAGAAGCTTTGAGATCAAAAGCCATCATTAAACCTGTAATAATTGAAAAGGACATGAAAGAAGTAATGGGAGGGGCTGGGTCTGAGGAATACTCTCAAAAACAGAAATCTCTCTTTAAAACTGTGACAAATAAAATGACAAGCAGCATAACAATCTtcccctctgagccagccaaCACAAGGACCAACACAAATGAAGCCGCAAAGGAAAGATGTACGTCTACCAGCAATATTCGAGTCACTCCAAATGAGCTATCAACCATAACAAACAACATCAGCACACCCTTTGATATCTCAATTAATAAGAGTGATACTGCTCTGAAATTATCTGAGGCAGATAAAATTGGGGATTTAGCTCTGAGAAACAGGACAGAAACACTAATCTCAAGAAGCAGTATTATGATAAAACCTTCTGAACTCATTGAGAAGAACAATTGTGAGCCATCCTTAGAATCAATCCGCTGGAAAAGCCATGGGTCTTTAGAAGCAGATTCACCAGAGACAAAACACATCACTCTGAGAAGTTCTTGGAGGACAAGGCGGGGATTACAATCTTTGGAAGACTCTCAGATCAAAGTGGAAAAAAATACAGCTTCCACTCGTACAAAGGCATGCAAGTCATCTACAGACCTCTCTGAAACAGAAGGGGCCAATGCAAGAATACATTTACTTGAGCAGAATTCAAGAAAGTCCAGGGCCACTATTAATTCTTGGAATACCCCTGAATTAGAATTCCGAAGGACCCAAAGTAGCTTGAGTGCATCTGAGCTATCTACTCGAAGGAGCTACGTCCATGATCCCATCACTGCTTCTACTTGGAATCGCATGACATTACCA